In Styela clava chromosome 14, kaStyClav1.hap1.2, whole genome shotgun sequence, the following are encoded in one genomic region:
- the LOC120340848 gene encoding uncharacterized protein LOC120340848 isoform X1, whose protein sequence is MSASIPSTDGYNIGSSSVDLDTLSCISTLTSDLTDDDRAVEKYGSLLLCPVCNQLLTHPVLLPCQHSVCYGCARSQILATELEENPSDVTLNTTPLTSRSSASDLKQRSRRLTSTPSESSLSRTHNGTKNGCDASPSLRMRPDSSISEVNGTHNEDSQVDTSKSESQVSAKKKSNNLRAYLPKFYSSPRGTNSTASKRQDANASAVTSQTSFLASSTPEPRPNSPNFSRQSSQRSIQSFDHDLSVKRDSSSRLAINGSPTPHRHGYTSPTFTPTSDVINSSSGSLRRSTSASFIAGRSSLRSSKRRDTNAIKRSKVSSLFCPTCEASVQLGKLGIKGLFRNFALESIVERFRSAARAAEAIRCGYCKPPAADATRSCLDCKLSYCNQCYKTVHVWGTKKAQHEFIGPTSNFSRPKVMLCPEHSNEAVTMYCNRCQHSVCKVCKSRGGHSNHPTISVKNAYKESKAQLHSLLDELREKELETQDQIERVERDVKILAAEEADVRDEIHSAIDEMHKLLEIKRTELLESADRTARTKEKDLRRTLQNLKDNVLYSSVMAFAEEVLLETDPAYFLQTYKMVETRTREAISHLSNSVYGSRDTESDNSQFRNSFYVEESPLRSLLPVYLDAEDMKNTLGALDFIKKPDSLIKVELKSIQSEGSVIADDAALRPTDIKWTLGHKLQKADYYQISYNSIQNGVDNLIESHTVPGLEFRIPPSSEILQEKSDVNLKVRAANKAGVGSWSDVTTIASKFLRRENLKLVQKQLPYIATIEWNGKTVKLKEGQNMASSIQFIPYFGEARFENGNHYWEIEATGGSDFHLLIGVISIENMVDGDENSQTNDYGMFDEMLTKAIIIGRGMCGIVEFSDSAPSSRRSSFSVENNKKSKSKPKRTPSALSALKPLKKLKNSLLRTSSISMNDLSMKSDTSRIDSQENVVVKNGSEYQSTILRSPSVTSLPSILWRERSDRTFESSTSRNVRAFESYRYFRIGIELEFSEIGKSTISFTDVSGYNSIPMYTIECSNNTSSLSPFFAVSGKGRVNFL, encoded by the exons ATGTCTGCCAGTATTCCATCAACTGACGGCTATAATATTGGATCTTCGAGTGTAGACCTAGACACTTTATCGTGTATTTCAACATTGACATCGGACCTTACAGATGACGACCGAGCG GTTGAGAAGTATGGAAGTTTGTTGCTTTGTCCCGTCTGTAATCAGTTGTTGACACATCCAGTTTTGCTTCCCTGCCAACACAGCGTATGTTATGGATGCGCCAGATCACAAATTCTCGCCACCGAACTGGAGGAAAATCCGAGCGACGTCACACTAAATACCACTCCATTGACAAGTCGTTCGTCTGCATCGGACTTGAAACAACGCTCACGACGATTGACGTCAACTCCATCAGAGTCGTCTCTAAGTAGAACGCATAATGGAACCAAAAATGGTTGTGATGCTTCACCATCACTTCGAATGAGACCTGATTCTTCTATTTCGGAAGTTAATGGTACTCACAATGAAGACAGTCAAGTCGATACAAGCAAATCCGAAAGTCAGGTGTCTGCTAAAAAGAAGTCGAACAATCTTCGTGCTTATCTACCCAA ATTCTATTCATCTCCTCGTGGAACAAACTCGACTGCAAGCAAACGCCAAGATGCAAATGCATCAGCTGTTACTTCACAG ACTAGTTTTCTGGCATCTTCAACTCCAGAACCAAGGCCCAATTCGCCCAACTTTTCACGACAATCGTCACAACGAAGCATACAGTCTTTCGATCATGATCTGTCAGTTAAACGTGACTCAAGTTCCC GACTTGCGATTAACGGTAGTCCGACACCCCATCGTCACGGGTATACTTCTCCAACATTTACGCCCACTTCTGACGTAATCAATTCATCATCAGGGTCGCTGAGAAGATCAACATCAGCGTCATTTATAGCTGGACGATCTTCACTCCGGAGCAGTAAACGCAGAG ATACAAACGCGATTAAGAGAAGCAAAGTTTCCTCTTTATTCTGTCCAACATGCGAAGCTTCGGTTCAACTCGGAAAACTGGGAATCAAAGGATTATTTCG TAATTTTGCCCTTGAATCAATAGTGGAAAGATTTCGAAGCGCTGCAAGAGCAGCTGAAGCCATCAGATGCGGATATTGTAAACCACCTGCCGCAGATGCTACCAGATCATGTCTTGATTGCAAG CTTAGCTACTGTAACCAGTGTTACAAGACTGTTCATGTTTGGGGAACGAAGAAAGCACAACATGAATTCATTGGACCGACGAGTAATTTTTCCAGACCTAAG GTGATGTTATGTCCAGAACATTCTAACGAAGCTGTGACGATGTATTGCAACAGATGTCAACATTCTGTTTGCAAAGTTTGTAAATCTAGAGGAGGACATTCTAATCACCCAACTATTTCTGTTAAAAACGCGTACAA AGAAAGCAAAGCACAGCTTCATTCTTTGTTGGATGAATTAAGAgaaaaagaattagaaactcaaGATCAAATTGAGAGAGTGGAGAGAGATGTCAAAATATTGGCG GCTGAAGAAGCCGACGTACGTGACGAAATTCACTCCGCGATCGATGAAATGCATAAATTATTAGAGATAAAACGAACCGAACTACTGGAATCTGCCGACAGAACAGCAAGGACAAAAGAAAAGGATCTGAGACGAA CGCTACAGAACTTGAAAGATAACGTATTATACTCGAGTGTTATGGCATTCGCGGAAGAAGTTTTACTTGAAACAGATCCAGCTTATTTTCTACAAACATACAAAATGGTGGAAACTAG AACGAGAGAAGCTATCAGTCATTTGTCAAACTCTGTGTATGGTTCTCGTGATACCGAATCAGATAATTCTCAATTTCGAAATTCTTTCTACGTGGAAGAATCTCCTCTGCGATCGTTACTTCCCGTATATTTGGATGCTGAGGATATGAAAAATACATTGGGAGCACTCGACTTTATTAAAA AACCTGATTCTCTTATCAAAGTTGAACTCAAATCAATACAATCTGAAGGAAGTGTTATTGCCGATGACGCTGCATTAAGGCCAACAGACATAAAATGGACCCTTGGCCACAAACTACAAAAAGCTgattattatcaaatttcatataATAGTATCCAG AATGGTGTTGATAATCTTATTGAATCTCATACGGTACCTGGCTTGGAATTTCGAATTCCACCTTCAAGCGAAATTCTACAAGAAAAGAGCGATGTTAACTTGAAAGTACGTGCCGCAAATAAGGCTGGAGTTGGATCGTGGAGTGATGTAACGACAATAGCAAGCAAATTTTTACGGA gagaaaatttaaaattggtgCAAAAGCAGCTGCCGTATATTGCTACGATTGAGTGGAATGGAAAAACCGTAAAATTGAAGGAAGGACAAAATATGGCGTCGTCTATCCAATTCATTCCATATTTCG GAGAAGCAAGATTTGAAAATGGGAATCATTACTGGGAAATCGAGGCTACCGGTGGTTCGGATTTCCATCTTCTGATTGGTGTAATAAGCATAGAAAATATGGTTGATGGCGATGAAAACTCTCAAACGAATGATTATGGAATGTTTGACGAAAT GTTAACAAAGGCGATTATAATTGGTCGGGGAATGTGCGGCATCGTCGAATTTTCCGACAGCGCACCCAGCAGTCGACGAAGTTCATTTTCCGTCgagaacaacaaaaaatcaaaatcgaAACCTAAAAGAACTCCTTCAGCATTATCAGCTTTAAAACctctgaaaaaattgaaaaattctctCCTGCGAACTTCAAGTATATCAATGAATGACCTGAGCATGAAAAGCGATACAAGCAGAATCGACTCACAAGAAAACGTCGTTGTCAAGAATGGCTCTGAATACCAGTCTACCATCCTTAGATCTCCATCGGTAACATCTCTGCCTTCTATATTATGGCGCGAACGTTCCGatcgtacgtttgaatcatcgaCATCACGAAACGTGAGAGCTTTCGAAAGCTACCGGTACTTTCGTATCGGAATTGAACTTGAGTTTTCCGAAATTGGTAAAAGCACAATTTCATTTACTGATGTATCGGGATATAATTCGATACCAATGTACACTATTGAATGTAGCAACAACACGAGTTCTTTGAGCCCGTTCTTTGCTGTTTCGGGAAAAGGCAGGGTTAATTTTCTCTAA
- the LOC120340848 gene encoding uncharacterized protein LOC120340848 isoform X2, whose product MWCRHAILRRLGEASGKHASVMDKMVEKYGSLLLCPVCNQLLTHPVLLPCQHSVCYGCARSQILATELEENPSDVTLNTTPLTSRSSASDLKQRSRRLTSTPSESSLSRTHNGTKNGCDASPSLRMRPDSSISEVNGTHNEDSQVDTSKSESQVSAKKKSNNLRAYLPKFYSSPRGTNSTASKRQDANASAVTSQTSFLASSTPEPRPNSPNFSRQSSQRSIQSFDHDLSVKRDSSSRLAINGSPTPHRHGYTSPTFTPTSDVINSSSGSLRRSTSASFIAGRSSLRSSKRRDTNAIKRSKVSSLFCPTCEASVQLGKLGIKGLFRNFALESIVERFRSAARAAEAIRCGYCKPPAADATRSCLDCKLSYCNQCYKTVHVWGTKKAQHEFIGPTSNFSRPKVMLCPEHSNEAVTMYCNRCQHSVCKVCKSRGGHSNHPTISVKNAYKESKAQLHSLLDELREKELETQDQIERVERDVKILAAEEADVRDEIHSAIDEMHKLLEIKRTELLESADRTARTKEKDLRRTLQNLKDNVLYSSVMAFAEEVLLETDPAYFLQTYKMVETRTREAISHLSNSVYGSRDTESDNSQFRNSFYVEESPLRSLLPVYLDAEDMKNTLGALDFIKKPDSLIKVELKSIQSEGSVIADDAALRPTDIKWTLGHKLQKADYYQISYNSIQNGVDNLIESHTVPGLEFRIPPSSEILQEKSDVNLKVRAANKAGVGSWSDVTTIASKFLRRENLKLVQKQLPYIATIEWNGKTVKLKEGQNMASSIQFIPYFGEARFENGNHYWEIEATGGSDFHLLIGVISIENMVDGDENSQTNDYGMFDEMLTKAIIIGRGMCGIVEFSDSAPSSRRSSFSVENNKKSKSKPKRTPSALSALKPLKKLKNSLLRTSSISMNDLSMKSDTSRIDSQENVVVKNGSEYQSTILRSPSVTSLPSILWRERSDRTFESSTSRNVRAFESYRYFRIGIELEFSEIGKSTISFTDVSGYNSIPMYTIECSNNTSSLSPFFAVSGKGRVNFL is encoded by the exons ATGTGGTGTCGACATGCTATTTTGAGACGATTAGGGGAAGCAAGTGGGAAACATGCATCTGTTATGGATAAAATG GTTGAGAAGTATGGAAGTTTGTTGCTTTGTCCCGTCTGTAATCAGTTGTTGACACATCCAGTTTTGCTTCCCTGCCAACACAGCGTATGTTATGGATGCGCCAGATCACAAATTCTCGCCACCGAACTGGAGGAAAATCCGAGCGACGTCACACTAAATACCACTCCATTGACAAGTCGTTCGTCTGCATCGGACTTGAAACAACGCTCACGACGATTGACGTCAACTCCATCAGAGTCGTCTCTAAGTAGAACGCATAATGGAACCAAAAATGGTTGTGATGCTTCACCATCACTTCGAATGAGACCTGATTCTTCTATTTCGGAAGTTAATGGTACTCACAATGAAGACAGTCAAGTCGATACAAGCAAATCCGAAAGTCAGGTGTCTGCTAAAAAGAAGTCGAACAATCTTCGTGCTTATCTACCCAA ATTCTATTCATCTCCTCGTGGAACAAACTCGACTGCAAGCAAACGCCAAGATGCAAATGCATCAGCTGTTACTTCACAG ACTAGTTTTCTGGCATCTTCAACTCCAGAACCAAGGCCCAATTCGCCCAACTTTTCACGACAATCGTCACAACGAAGCATACAGTCTTTCGATCATGATCTGTCAGTTAAACGTGACTCAAGTTCCC GACTTGCGATTAACGGTAGTCCGACACCCCATCGTCACGGGTATACTTCTCCAACATTTACGCCCACTTCTGACGTAATCAATTCATCATCAGGGTCGCTGAGAAGATCAACATCAGCGTCATTTATAGCTGGACGATCTTCACTCCGGAGCAGTAAACGCAGAG ATACAAACGCGATTAAGAGAAGCAAAGTTTCCTCTTTATTCTGTCCAACATGCGAAGCTTCGGTTCAACTCGGAAAACTGGGAATCAAAGGATTATTTCG TAATTTTGCCCTTGAATCAATAGTGGAAAGATTTCGAAGCGCTGCAAGAGCAGCTGAAGCCATCAGATGCGGATATTGTAAACCACCTGCCGCAGATGCTACCAGATCATGTCTTGATTGCAAG CTTAGCTACTGTAACCAGTGTTACAAGACTGTTCATGTTTGGGGAACGAAGAAAGCACAACATGAATTCATTGGACCGACGAGTAATTTTTCCAGACCTAAG GTGATGTTATGTCCAGAACATTCTAACGAAGCTGTGACGATGTATTGCAACAGATGTCAACATTCTGTTTGCAAAGTTTGTAAATCTAGAGGAGGACATTCTAATCACCCAACTATTTCTGTTAAAAACGCGTACAA AGAAAGCAAAGCACAGCTTCATTCTTTGTTGGATGAATTAAGAgaaaaagaattagaaactcaaGATCAAATTGAGAGAGTGGAGAGAGATGTCAAAATATTGGCG GCTGAAGAAGCCGACGTACGTGACGAAATTCACTCCGCGATCGATGAAATGCATAAATTATTAGAGATAAAACGAACCGAACTACTGGAATCTGCCGACAGAACAGCAAGGACAAAAGAAAAGGATCTGAGACGAA CGCTACAGAACTTGAAAGATAACGTATTATACTCGAGTGTTATGGCATTCGCGGAAGAAGTTTTACTTGAAACAGATCCAGCTTATTTTCTACAAACATACAAAATGGTGGAAACTAG AACGAGAGAAGCTATCAGTCATTTGTCAAACTCTGTGTATGGTTCTCGTGATACCGAATCAGATAATTCTCAATTTCGAAATTCTTTCTACGTGGAAGAATCTCCTCTGCGATCGTTACTTCCCGTATATTTGGATGCTGAGGATATGAAAAATACATTGGGAGCACTCGACTTTATTAAAA AACCTGATTCTCTTATCAAAGTTGAACTCAAATCAATACAATCTGAAGGAAGTGTTATTGCCGATGACGCTGCATTAAGGCCAACAGACATAAAATGGACCCTTGGCCACAAACTACAAAAAGCTgattattatcaaatttcatataATAGTATCCAG AATGGTGTTGATAATCTTATTGAATCTCATACGGTACCTGGCTTGGAATTTCGAATTCCACCTTCAAGCGAAATTCTACAAGAAAAGAGCGATGTTAACTTGAAAGTACGTGCCGCAAATAAGGCTGGAGTTGGATCGTGGAGTGATGTAACGACAATAGCAAGCAAATTTTTACGGA gagaaaatttaaaattggtgCAAAAGCAGCTGCCGTATATTGCTACGATTGAGTGGAATGGAAAAACCGTAAAATTGAAGGAAGGACAAAATATGGCGTCGTCTATCCAATTCATTCCATATTTCG GAGAAGCAAGATTTGAAAATGGGAATCATTACTGGGAAATCGAGGCTACCGGTGGTTCGGATTTCCATCTTCTGATTGGTGTAATAAGCATAGAAAATATGGTTGATGGCGATGAAAACTCTCAAACGAATGATTATGGAATGTTTGACGAAAT GTTAACAAAGGCGATTATAATTGGTCGGGGAATGTGCGGCATCGTCGAATTTTCCGACAGCGCACCCAGCAGTCGACGAAGTTCATTTTCCGTCgagaacaacaaaaaatcaaaatcgaAACCTAAAAGAACTCCTTCAGCATTATCAGCTTTAAAACctctgaaaaaattgaaaaattctctCCTGCGAACTTCAAGTATATCAATGAATGACCTGAGCATGAAAAGCGATACAAGCAGAATCGACTCACAAGAAAACGTCGTTGTCAAGAATGGCTCTGAATACCAGTCTACCATCCTTAGATCTCCATCGGTAACATCTCTGCCTTCTATATTATGGCGCGAACGTTCCGatcgtacgtttgaatcatcgaCATCACGAAACGTGAGAGCTTTCGAAAGCTACCGGTACTTTCGTATCGGAATTGAACTTGAGTTTTCCGAAATTGGTAAAAGCACAATTTCATTTACTGATGTATCGGGATATAATTCGATACCAATGTACACTATTGAATGTAGCAACAACACGAGTTCTTTGAGCCCGTTCTTTGCTGTTTCGGGAAAAGGCAGGGTTAATTTTCTCTAA
- the LOC120341703 gene encoding uncharacterized protein LOC120341703, whose amino-acid sequence MGCGTSTSVVVEGDTGSKSKDQQKNGSNTAKNVNTNNKSNCEITLKAAEKGLNNTKEISSNHSGFVDKSYKTSPTQNGINVSTSAMSAKVGMMASHEAPPTNDKSFLKDDVITNNDNMDKENKNTLNDFQENQDSNNNSAPESTVNATNETSTGEADEDDFDMTSAPLSRTDMLKHRQHATQETLEFVYKNSTKIAPPNSSDLMLSGGLSPYTGHRMNHRRGSGVPPPPRELKSTDFLARKAAAISVSMEEGDEDDDNV is encoded by the exons atggGATGTGGAACATCAACATCTGTAGTTGTGGAAGGAGATACAGGGAGCAAGTCGAAAGACCAGCAAA AGAATGGGTCGAATACCGCCAAGAATGTAAATACGAACAATAAATCAAATTGCGAAATAACATTGAAAGCTGCTGAGAAAGGATTAAATAACACAAAGGAGATCTCAAGTAACCATTCAGGATTCGTGGATAAATCTTATAAAACGTCTCCAACACAAAACGGAATTAACGTTTCTACGTCGGCAATGTCTGCTAAAGTTGGCATGATGGCTTCCCACGAAGCGCCTCCAACTAACGACAAATCGTTTTTAAAAGATGATGTGATTACCAACAATGACAATATggacaaagaaaacaaaaacacacTAAACGATTTCCAAGAGAATCAAGACTCTAACAATAACAGTGCTCCGGAGAGCACAGTTAACGCTACAAACGAAACAAGTACCGGTGAAGCTGACGAAGACGATTTTGATATGACGTCAGCACCGTTATCACGCACGGACATGCTGAAGCATCGCCAACATGCCACACAAGAGACTCTGGAATTTGTTTACAAAAATAGTACTAAGATAGCGCCTCCCAATAGTTCTGATTTGATGTTATCTGGTGGTTTGTCGCCTTACACTGGTCACCGAATGAACCATCGTCGAGGTTCCGGTGTACCACCACCACCTCGAGAACTGAAATCGACTGACTTTTTGGCGCGAAAAGCTGCTGCTATTTCAGTTAGTATGGAGGAAGGCGATGAAGATGATGACAATGTGTGA